A window of the Alkalidesulfovibrio alkalitolerans DSM 16529 genome harbors these coding sequences:
- the livM gene encoding high-affinity branched-chain amino acid ABC transporter permease LivM, with protein sequence MTPASNSPFRRAWFILALALAWLFVLLWPLLGIRSDGSFTFAETFAVWSKVALAGLAILAIWKLRHVGAFDFLQKPVAVARQAVDTGYNALPKWVWLGLLGAFALTFPMYTERYAQDVAVLVLVYVCLGLGLNVVVGLCGLLDLGYIAFYGVGAYTYALLSIHYSMPFWVCLPIAAVLASISGCIIGFPTLRMRGDYLAIVTLGFGEIVRIILNNWMSLTNGPNGLLGIKSPGVYVPTFVDGSLTFEHLWLRNLHLIYYVILGLAVFTIIAVNRLNYSRIGRAWEAVREDETAAEVMGVNTFLIKLLAYATGAAFGGLAGAFFAARMRFVSPESFTFMESIMVLAMVVLGGLGSIPGIILGAMALIVLPEVFRGFELYRMLAFGGAMTLMMVVRPAGLIPAKRMGKRGEEAD encoded by the coding sequence ATGACACCCGCGTCTAACTCCCCCTTCCGCAGGGCATGGTTCATCCTGGCCCTGGCCCTGGCCTGGCTCTTCGTCCTGCTCTGGCCGCTTCTGGGCATCCGGTCGGACGGCTCCTTCACCTTCGCCGAGACCTTCGCGGTCTGGAGCAAGGTCGCGCTGGCCGGTCTTGCGATCCTCGCCATCTGGAAGCTTCGCCACGTCGGGGCGTTCGATTTCCTGCAAAAACCCGTGGCCGTGGCCCGTCAGGCCGTGGACACCGGCTACAACGCACTGCCCAAATGGGTCTGGCTGGGCCTGCTCGGGGCCTTTGCCCTGACCTTTCCCATGTACACCGAGCGCTATGCCCAAGACGTGGCCGTGCTCGTGCTAGTCTACGTCTGCCTGGGGCTCGGCCTGAACGTGGTCGTTGGGTTGTGCGGCCTTCTGGATCTGGGCTACATCGCCTTTTACGGCGTGGGTGCCTACACCTATGCGCTGCTGTCCATCCACTACTCCATGCCGTTTTGGGTCTGCCTGCCCATCGCGGCGGTACTGGCCTCGATTTCTGGCTGCATCATCGGCTTTCCCACGCTGCGTATGCGTGGCGACTATCTGGCCATCGTGACGCTCGGCTTCGGCGAGATCGTGCGCATCATCCTCAATAACTGGATGAGCCTGACTAACGGTCCCAACGGCCTTTTGGGCATCAAGTCGCCCGGCGTGTATGTGCCAACCTTCGTTGACGGAAGCCTGACCTTCGAACACCTGTGGCTGCGCAACCTCCATCTCATCTATTACGTCATCCTCGGCTTGGCGGTATTCACGATCATCGCCGTGAACCGTCTCAACTATTCGCGCATCGGTCGGGCCTGGGAGGCCGTGCGTGAGGATGAGACCGCAGCCGAGGTGATGGGCGTGAACACCTTCCTCATCAAGCTCCTGGCCTACGCCACAGGCGCGGCCTTCGGCGGTCTGGCCGGAGCCTTCTTCGCCGCGCGCATGCGTTTCGTCTCGCCCGAGTCCTTCACCTTCATGGAGTCGATCATGGTCCTGGCCATGGTCGTGCTCGGCGGGCTTGGCAGTATTCCCGGCATCATCCTCGGCGCCATGGCGCTCATTGTGCTGCCCGAAGTCTTCAGAGGCTTCGAGTTGTACCGAATGCTCGCCTTCGGCGGAGCCATGACCCTGATGATGGTCGTGCGTCCGGCCGGACTCATTCCGGCCAAGCGCATGGGCAAACGCGGCGAGGAGGCGGACTAG
- a CDS encoding ABC transporter ATP-binding protein gives MAEPILELENVTAHYGRIQALKGISLRIFPGEIVTIIGANGAGKSTTLMTICGVLKASSGDVRYQGASIRNLTSDRLPSMGLCQVPEGRRIFPRLTVAENLDMGSFFRKDKENIRRDKDMVFELFPVLKERRRQAGGTLSGGEQQMLAIGRALMGRPRLLLLDEPSLGLAPLIVKQIFEIIRRINEENQTTILLVEQNANLALQLATRGYVMETGHVVMEDDARSLLGNPDIRKAYLGE, from the coding sequence ATGGCCGAACCCATCCTCGAACTGGAAAACGTCACGGCCCACTACGGCCGCATCCAAGCCCTCAAGGGGATCTCGCTGCGAATATTCCCTGGCGAGATCGTGACCATCATCGGCGCCAACGGCGCGGGCAAAAGCACCACGCTGATGACCATCTGCGGCGTGCTCAAGGCGAGTTCGGGAGACGTACGCTACCAGGGCGCGAGCATTCGCAACCTGACTTCGGACCGTCTGCCATCCATGGGGCTTTGCCAGGTTCCGGAGGGGCGGCGCATCTTCCCCCGTCTGACCGTGGCCGAGAATCTGGACATGGGCTCCTTCTTCCGCAAGGACAAGGAGAACATCCGCCGCGACAAGGACATGGTCTTCGAACTTTTTCCGGTTCTCAAGGAGCGCCGCCGCCAGGCCGGGGGCACGCTTTCCGGTGGCGAACAGCAGATGCTGGCCATCGGCAGGGCGCTCATGGGCCGCCCCAGGCTGCTTCTGCTCGATGAGCCCTCGCTTGGTCTCGCTCCGCTGATCGTCAAGCAGATCTTCGAAATCATCCGGCGCATCAACGAGGAGAACCAGACGACCATCCTGCTCGTGGAGCAAAACGCCAATCTCGCCCTGCAATTGGCCACGCGTGGCTACGTCATGGAGACGGGGCATGTGGTTATGGAGGACGACGCCCGCTCACTCCTTGGCAATCCGGATATCCGCAAGGCCTATCTGGGCGAATGA